In Zingiber officinale cultivar Zhangliang chromosome 6A, Zo_v1.1, whole genome shotgun sequence, a single genomic region encodes these proteins:
- the LOC121994206 gene encoding transmembrane emp24 domain-containing protein p24delta3-like — protein sequence MGRRGKAILPTAAMLLCSVLILIEWSQSAAALWLSLPPHAMKCVSEEIHAGVVALADYAIVHEGDPQMAPSVTVKVTSPNGDILHHKENVTAGHFGFTADDPGNYPACFWLDPHHSGRTGASVSINWKIGIAAKDWGNIAKIEKIEGVELELRKLEEAVEVIHENLLYLRKREANMRDLSEKTNNRVATFSILSLGVCIVVSTLQLWHLKGFFLKKKLI from the exons ATGGGGAGGAGAGGCAAGGCGATTCTGCCGACCGCCGCGATGCTGCTATGCTCAGTCTTGATCCTAATCGAATGGTCGCAATCCGCCGCAGCGCTGTGGCTGAGCCTGCCGCCGCATGCGATGAAATGCGTGTCGGAGGAAATCCACGCCGGCGTCGTCGCCTTGGCGGACTATGCCATCGTCCACGAGGGCGATCCGCAGATGGCGCCCTCCGTCACCGTCAAG GTAACTTCCCCGAACGGAGATATACTTCATCACAAGGAGAATGTTACAGCAGGTCACTTTGGGTTCACTGCCGATGACCCGGGCAACTATCCGGCGTGTTTCTGGCTTGATCCTCATCACAGTGGAAGAACTGGAGCAAGCGTTAGCATCAACTGGAAAATCGGCATTGCAGCGAAGGACTGGGGAAACATTGCTAAGATAGAAAAAATTGAG GGTGTTGAGCTTGAGCTGAGGAAGCTAGAGGAAGCCGTGGAGGTGATTCATGAAAATTTGTTGTATCTCAGAAAGAG AGAAGCAAACATGAGGGATCTGAGCGAGAAAACAAATAATCGAGTTGCAACGTTCAGTATTTTGTCCCTTGGCGTTTGTATAGTTGTTTCTACATTGCAGTTGTGGCATCTGAAAGGTTTCTTTCTTAAAAAGAAGCTCATCTAA